The proteins below are encoded in one region of Casimicrobium huifangae:
- a CDS encoding DeoR/GlpR family DNA-binding transcription regulator, translating to MSTLARVLAERGPLHLRDAAALLGVSEMTVRRDIATRADLIAYLGGHLLPAGGLVNGNVAQYALSDEEQSHTAAKIAICQRAAALIEDGDTVFIDCGSTTPHLAARIPQGIRATVICYSLNVANILCKNNDLRVILLGGLWHSSSASFSSEESLAQLGRLGINKAFISAAGVDLLRGASCVQFHEAPVKQAAMARSVQKVLLVDASKFGQVKPAFFARVDEFDQIITDDGVTPDVAGHKPLAGRLTVASAS from the coding sequence ATGAGCACGCTCGCCCGCGTCCTCGCGGAGCGTGGGCCGCTACACCTGCGCGACGCGGCCGCGTTGCTCGGCGTGTCCGAGATGACCGTCCGCCGCGACATCGCCACCCGCGCCGACCTGATCGCCTATCTAGGCGGGCACCTGCTGCCTGCCGGCGGACTGGTCAACGGCAATGTCGCTCAGTACGCCCTCAGCGACGAAGAACAGAGCCACACAGCCGCCAAGATCGCCATCTGCCAGCGCGCAGCCGCCCTCATCGAGGATGGCGATACGGTGTTCATCGATTGCGGCTCGACCACCCCGCACCTCGCCGCCCGCATCCCGCAAGGCATCCGCGCCACGGTCATCTGCTACTCCTTGAACGTTGCCAATATTCTTTGCAAAAACAATGACTTGCGAGTTATTCTTCTCGGAGGACTTTGGCACTCCTCTTCGGCCAGTTTCAGCAGCGAAGAATCGTTGGCCCAGCTCGGCCGGCTCGGCATCAACAAGGCTTTCATCTCCGCAGCGGGCGTAGATCTGCTGCGCGGCGCGAGCTGCGTGCAGTTTCACGAGGCGCCGGTCAAACAGGCAGCGATGGCGCGCAGCGTACAGAAGGTTCTGCTGGTCGACGCATCCAAGTTCGGCCAGGTCAAGCCCGCGTTTTTCGCCCGCGTTGACGAGTTTGACCAGATCATTACCGATGACGGCGTGACGCCCGACGTGGCAGGCCATAAGCCGCTGGCAGGCCGATTGACCGTTGCTTCCGCGAGCTAG
- a CDS encoding ABC transporter substrate-binding protein: MSFIHHAANGFRRLASAGLLAGAMAASFGTANAAETLNVYSIWPENWARPMLQEFEKQSGVKVNFLRFSSGEALARLIAEKGNPKVDVLFGGPVETFGAGVKEGIFEAYKPAAFAALPARFKHEGGMWTAIADDPLVFMTNKKFLTDNKLAAPTSWNDWLNPAYANMLQMADARTSGTAVTRIFSVLEVYGRDETKAFDFMKKMGKSIQTYTKSGGGGTLPVGLGQAAGGIFFIVDALDTKAKGYDVEISFPKEGIGAAAEGIAMVKGAKNPEAAKKLIDWATSPAMQSLYAPNKINFVPAHPQVKTEASLAAILKNAKIIPIDDEYAGNNRKRIVDRWVAEVLNAK; this comes from the coding sequence ATGAGTTTCATTCACCACGCCGCCAACGGGTTCCGCCGACTGGCGAGCGCCGGTCTGCTGGCAGGCGCCATGGCCGCGTCGTTCGGGACGGCCAACGCCGCGGAAACGCTCAACGTTTATTCGATCTGGCCGGAGAACTGGGCGCGGCCGATGCTGCAGGAGTTCGAGAAGCAGAGCGGCGTCAAGGTCAACTTCCTGCGCTTTTCGTCCGGTGAGGCACTGGCGCGATTGATTGCCGAGAAGGGCAATCCGAAGGTCGACGTGCTGTTCGGCGGCCCGGTCGAAACCTTCGGCGCTGGCGTGAAAGAGGGCATCTTCGAGGCTTACAAACCCGCGGCTTTCGCTGCGTTGCCTGCTCGCTTCAAGCACGAGGGCGGCATGTGGACGGCCATCGCCGACGACCCGCTGGTGTTCATGACCAACAAGAAGTTCCTCACCGACAACAAGCTTGCCGCGCCTACCTCGTGGAACGACTGGCTGAACCCGGCCTACGCCAACATGCTGCAGATGGCCGATGCGCGCACGTCCGGCACCGCAGTCACCCGCATCTTCTCGGTGCTGGAGGTCTACGGCCGCGACGAAACCAAGGCCTTCGACTTCATGAAGAAGATGGGCAAGAGCATCCAGACCTACACCAAGAGCGGCGGCGGCGGCACGCTGCCGGTGGGGCTTGGCCAGGCGGCGGGTGGCATCTTCTTCATCGTCGACGCGCTCGATACCAAGGCCAAAGGCTACGACGTCGAGATCAGTTTCCCGAAAGAGGGCATCGGCGCTGCCGCCGAAGGCATCGCCATGGTCAAGGGGGCCAAGAACCCTGAAGCCGCGAAGAAGCTGATTGATTGGGCCACCAGCCCGGCGATGCAGTCACTCTATGCGCCGAACAAGATCAACTTTGTGCCGGCACACCCACAGGTGAAGACCGAGGCCTCGCTAGCGGCGATTCTAAAGAACGCCAAGATCATCCCGATTGACGATGAGTACGCCGGCAACAACCGCAAGCGCATTGTTGACCGCTGGGTGGCTGAGGTGCTGAACGCCAAGTAG
- a CDS encoding ABC transporter permease has translation MTADFPTSVATQKRDPFIAGIVLVLWVLLGIFVLYPLARLFGRAFFDDGAFVLQPFLDVVGNPNHRKAFLNSLLLALAVGVGGTALGFLFAFTAVRAGLSKRVMGFIDTATLLPLISPPFTISVAILFSFGARGLITYDLLGIKGFVVYGFMSTAAAEIITYFPLAYLTLRPILASIDPNIENAAFSMGATRWRVFRTMTLPLALPGIANAFLLLFACSLADFATPLILSGNGFPVLPTEAFLQITGQFDLRGGALLSILLLVPAAIVFFLQRYWLAGRSFVTVSGKAGSKSSVEILTPGMRYMLFAACGVVAAAVAYFYLVLLFASLVVAFGANHSLTFKHYHVIFTEGIPAIRDTLIIAAIGMPLGGLYGVLVGYLVARKQFIGRRTLELVSMINYALPGTIVGIAYLLAFNEKPLELTGTATIIIACYIFRYSPTGIRATVALLHQIDKSLEEASESLGASSFTTFRRITLPLIMPAFFSGLGVVFIRSMTAISATIFLISINWTLVTVRILENMTELSLGPAAAFSVFVVVVVYVVLWVIGKLLARFRTGEGGRVESILGG, from the coding sequence ATGACAGCAGACTTCCCGACATCCGTCGCCACCCAAAAGCGCGACCCGTTCATCGCTGGCATCGTGCTGGTGCTCTGGGTGCTGCTCGGCATCTTCGTGCTGTATCCGTTGGCACGGCTCTTCGGTCGGGCGTTTTTCGACGATGGCGCGTTCGTGTTGCAGCCGTTTCTGGACGTCGTCGGCAATCCAAACCACCGCAAGGCATTCCTGAACAGTCTGCTGCTGGCGCTGGCGGTTGGCGTGGGTGGCACCGCACTGGGATTCCTGTTCGCCTTCACCGCCGTGCGCGCCGGACTCAGCAAGCGGGTGATGGGCTTCATCGATACAGCCACGCTGCTGCCGCTGATCTCGCCGCCGTTCACCATCTCGGTAGCGATCCTGTTCTCGTTTGGTGCCCGCGGGCTGATCACCTACGATCTGCTCGGCATCAAGGGCTTTGTCGTCTACGGCTTCATGAGCACGGCGGCGGCGGAGATCATCACCTACTTCCCGCTTGCCTATCTGACGCTGCGGCCGATCCTCGCCAGCATCGACCCCAATATCGAGAACGCCGCCTTCAGCATGGGCGCCACGCGCTGGCGGGTATTTCGCACCATGACGCTGCCGCTGGCGCTGCCCGGTATTGCCAACGCCTTCCTGCTGCTGTTCGCCTGTTCGTTGGCGGATTTCGCTACGCCGCTGATCCTGTCGGGCAATGGCTTCCCGGTGCTGCCGACCGAAGCCTTCCTGCAGATCACTGGCCAGTTTGATCTGCGCGGCGGGGCGCTGCTGTCGATCCTGCTGCTGGTGCCGGCGGCGATTGTTTTCTTCCTGCAGCGCTACTGGCTGGCGGGCCGCAGTTTCGTCACCGTGAGTGGCAAAGCCGGATCGAAGAGCAGCGTCGAAATCCTCACGCCGGGCATGCGCTACATGCTGTTCGCCGCCTGCGGTGTGGTGGCGGCGGCGGTGGCCTACTTCTATCTGGTGCTGCTGTTCGCCTCGCTGGTGGTGGCCTTCGGCGCCAATCACTCGCTGACCTTCAAGCACTATCACGTGATCTTCACCGAAGGCATCCCGGCGATCCGCGACACGCTGATCATCGCGGCGATTGGCATGCCGCTCGGTGGACTGTACGGTGTGCTGGTGGGCTATCTGGTTGCGCGCAAGCAGTTCATCGGGCGCCGCACACTGGAGCTGGTGTCGATGATCAACTACGCACTGCCCGGCACCATCGTTGGCATCGCCTATCTGCTGGCCTTCAACGAAAAACCGCTGGAGCTGACCGGCACCGCGACCATCATCATCGCCTGCTACATCTTCCGCTACAGCCCGACCGGCATCCGCGCGACGGTCGCACTGTTGCACCAGATCGACAAGAGCCTCGAAGAGGCCTCGGAAAGCCTCGGCGCCAGCAGCTTCACCACCTTCCGCCGCATCACGCTGCCGCTGATCATGCCGGCGTTCTTCTCGGGGCTCGGCGTGGTGTTCATCCGTTCGATGACGGCGATCAGCGCGACGATCTTTCTCATCTCGATCAACTGGACGCTGGTGACCGTGCGCATCCTGGAGAACATGACCGAGCTCTCGCTCGGGCCGGCGGCGGCATTCTCGGTGTTCGTCGTGGTGGTGGTTTACGTGGTGCTCTGGGTCATCGGCAAGCTGCTCGCACGCTTCCGCACGGGCGAGGGCGGGCGCGTGGAAAGCATTCTTGGAGGTTAA
- a CDS encoding ABC transporter ATP-binding protein, with protein sequence MSDATTTQVTSAHTPVPIRLDAVSKGFHHAVKGEIFAVKDVSINVQPGELLTLLGPSGCGKTTTLRMIAGFEQPTRGHVYIGEHNVTGLRASERNIGFVFQNYAIFPHLSVFENVAYGLRVQQKPDEEIKRAVNDVLGVVGLTGYGQQQPHQLSGGEQQRVALARAIVFRPRILLFDEPLSNLDAKLRIQMRSEIKDLQKRLGITTVYVTHDQEEAMAISDRIAVMEKGVLVQVETAEDLYDYPCNEFVARFIGRANLLPATLLDGASGSAAIEVLGQTLGAHAAPAGAKAGDAVRVMIRPERVGLARAGNGAAGIAGKVVSRTFLGEKTEYHVAIGDQLIQASLFGQGRGDAFSAGEAVQVLFPAEQNHVIAGS encoded by the coding sequence GTGTCAGATGCCACAACAACGCAAGTCACGTCGGCGCACACGCCGGTACCGATCCGGCTCGATGCCGTGTCAAAAGGGTTTCACCATGCCGTGAAGGGTGAAATCTTCGCGGTGAAGGATGTGTCGATCAACGTGCAGCCGGGCGAGCTGCTCACGCTGCTGGGCCCGTCCGGGTGCGGCAAGACGACGACGCTGCGCATGATTGCCGGCTTCGAGCAGCCGACGCGCGGCCATGTGTACATCGGCGAGCACAACGTGACCGGTTTGCGCGCGAGCGAACGCAACATCGGCTTCGTGTTCCAGAACTACGCCATCTTCCCGCATCTCTCGGTGTTCGAGAACGTGGCCTACGGCCTGCGGGTCCAGCAGAAGCCGGACGAGGAGATCAAGCGCGCCGTGAACGACGTGCTTGGCGTGGTGGGGCTGACTGGCTACGGACAGCAGCAGCCACACCAGCTCTCGGGCGGCGAGCAGCAGCGGGTGGCGCTGGCACGTGCGATTGTGTTCCGGCCACGGATTCTTTTGTTCGACGAACCGCTGTCGAATCTCGATGCCAAGCTGCGCATCCAGATGCGAAGTGAAATCAAGGACTTGCAGAAACGCCTCGGCATCACCACGGTCTACGTGACGCACGATCAGGAAGAGGCGATGGCCATCTCCGATCGCATCGCAGTGATGGAAAAGGGCGTGCTGGTGCAGGTGGAAACCGCGGAAGACCTGTACGACTATCCGTGCAACGAGTTCGTCGCCCGTTTCATCGGCCGCGCCAATTTGCTGCCCGCGACGTTACTTGACGGTGCCAGCGGCAGTGCGGCTATCGAAGTTTTGGGGCAGACGCTGGGTGCCCATGCGGCACCGGCAGGTGCCAAAGCTGGTGACGCCGTGCGGGTGATGATCCGTCCGGAACGGGTGGGTCTTGCACGGGCTGGCAACGGCGCGGCCGGCATCGCCGGCAAGGTGGTCAGCCGCACCTTTCTTGGCGAGAAGACCGAGTACCACGTTGCGATTGGCGATCAGCTCATACAGGCCAGTCTGTTCGGTCAAGGCCGCGGCGATGCCTTTTCTGCAGGCGAAGCGGTGCAGGTGCTGTTCCCGGCGGAACAGAATCACGTGATTGCTGGATCATGA
- a CDS encoding HAD family hydrolase, translated as MSLPRAVFFDFDGTLVDSAPDLAGAVNDMRVEDGMPALPLESLRPYATYGARSLLKAGLGLTPDDPDYDAQRKRFLAIYDRRKLDHTHLFDGVLELLIALERRGLIWGIVTNKNSRLAEPMIHELLRDRAFTPAAVVCGDSTPTPKPHPAPLLLAARDAEIEATDCWFVGDGESDMRASLAAGMKPVLATYGYVPDIGHARSWGAHHEIGKPLDLLGILPRLDWS; from the coding sequence ATGAGTTTGCCCCGCGCCGTTTTTTTTGATTTCGACGGCACCCTCGTCGACAGTGCGCCGGACCTCGCTGGTGCTGTCAACGACATGCGCGTCGAGGATGGCATGCCCGCGCTTCCGCTCGAGTCGCTGCGGCCGTATGCCACCTATGGTGCCCGCAGCCTGCTGAAAGCCGGGCTCGGCCTGACACCCGACGACCCGGACTACGACGCGCAGCGCAAACGCTTTCTGGCTATCTACGACCGCCGCAAGCTGGACCACACCCACCTCTTCGATGGCGTGCTGGAGCTGCTGATCGCGCTGGAACGCCGCGGCCTGATCTGGGGCATCGTGACCAACAAGAATTCGCGGCTGGCCGAGCCGATGATTCACGAATTGCTGCGCGACCGTGCCTTCACGCCAGCCGCCGTGGTGTGCGGTGACAGCACACCAACACCGAAGCCGCACCCGGCGCCGCTGCTGCTGGCCGCGCGCGATGCCGAGATTGAGGCAACCGACTGCTGGTTCGTCGGCGATGGCGAGAGCGACATGCGCGCGAGCCTCGCCGCCGGCATGAAGCCCGTTCTTGCTACCTACGGCTACGTGCCGGACATCGGGCACGCCCGTAGTTGGGGCGCGCATCACGAGATTGGCAAGCCGCTCGATCTGCTCGGGATTCTGCCGCGCCTTGATTGGTCTTGA
- the nudB gene encoding dihydroneopterin triphosphate diphosphatase, translating into MKIPRSVLVVIFTDDGQTLLIERADYPGFWQSVTGSQDEGESFAETAAREVDEETGFRAADFGGLIDLDYESVYCIYPRWRYRYPPGITHNRERCFALRLPSTLTPTLAPREHVAWQWLPFAAAATTVTSWSNAAVFDALSVKIAALHCSPSS; encoded by the coding sequence ATGAAAATCCCCCGTTCGGTTCTAGTCGTCATCTTCACTGACGACGGCCAGACGCTGCTGATTGAGCGCGCTGACTATCCCGGCTTCTGGCAATCGGTCACCGGATCGCAGGACGAAGGCGAATCGTTTGCCGAGACAGCTGCCCGCGAGGTCGATGAGGAAACCGGCTTTCGTGCGGCCGATTTCGGCGGCTTGATTGACCTCGACTACGAGAGCGTCTACTGCATCTATCCGCGCTGGCGGTACCGCTACCCGCCGGGCATCACGCACAACCGAGAGCGCTGTTTCGCGTTGCGCCTGCCGTCCACGCTGACACCGACGCTGGCCCCGCGCGAGCACGTCGCCTGGCAGTGGCTGCCGTTCGCCGCTGCTGCCACAACGGTGACCTCATGGAGCAACGCTGCGGTATTTGACGCTCTTTCAGTCAAAATCGCGGCACTTCATTGCTCGCCATCGTCTTAG
- a CDS encoding barstar family protein codes for MKNAVHDFRAETVLKVDLKGVRSKKALLEALAAGLKLPRHFGHNWDALADCLMDDGWAKGPPGASITALLLDSKGGDKRFGDDWTTLLDILDEACIWWGEKDRVFRVVLA; via the coding sequence ATGAAAAACGCCGTGCATGATTTCCGCGCCGAGACCGTCCTCAAGGTTGACCTAAAAGGCGTCCGTTCGAAGAAAGCCCTGCTGGAGGCGCTCGCCGCCGGGCTCAAGCTGCCCCGCCATTTCGGGCATAACTGGGACGCCCTCGCCGATTGCCTGATGGATGACGGCTGGGCAAAAGGGCCACCAGGCGCCTCGATCACTGCGCTGCTACTCGACAGCAAGGGGGGCGACAAGCGCTTCGGCGATGACTGGACAACGCTGCTCGATATCCTCGACGAAGCCTGTATCTGGTGGGGCGAGAAAGATCGCGTGTTCCGCGTGGTGCTTGCCTGA
- a CDS encoding ribonuclease, whose amino-acid sequence MRSGSSRFGLAAATLLACLSLLSAPVAARGACALGQSITVAELPKQGRDTLALIASGGPFPHGRDGVVFGNRERILPKAPRGYYHEYTVRTPGARNRGARRIVCGGDQRATEPCYYSDDHYQSFKCIVR is encoded by the coding sequence ATGCGATCAGGCTCATCACGATTTGGACTTGCAGCGGCGACCTTGCTCGCCTGTCTGTCGCTTCTGTCGGCCCCTGTTGCTGCCCGGGGTGCCTGCGCGTTGGGCCAGAGCATCACGGTCGCCGAGCTGCCAAAACAGGGACGGGACACCCTGGCACTGATCGCCTCCGGCGGCCCGTTTCCACATGGTCGGGATGGTGTCGTCTTCGGCAACCGCGAGCGGATTCTGCCCAAAGCTCCACGCGGCTACTACCACGAATACACCGTGCGTACGCCGGGCGCGCGCAATCGCGGCGCGCGACGCATTGTTTGCGGTGGCGACCAGCGCGCGACGGAGCCTTGCTACTACAGCGACGACCACTACCAGTCGTTCAAGTGCATCGTCCGTTAA
- a CDS encoding CoA-binding protein: MSEVSYDDLFTTAKTIAVVGLSDNPSRPSFEVAQVMQRAGFRIIPVNPRAAGQSILGEPCVGALSEIAVPVDIVDCFRRSEEMVEVARAVAAMSLKPKVLWMQIGVMNEEAAQIARDAGIAVVQNHCIKIEYRSWKAGQ, encoded by the coding sequence ATGTCTGAAGTCAGCTACGACGATCTCTTCACCACCGCGAAAACGATTGCCGTGGTTGGTCTGTCCGACAACCCGAGCCGCCCAAGCTTCGAGGTGGCGCAAGTGATGCAGCGGGCCGGCTTCCGCATCATCCCGGTGAATCCGCGTGCTGCCGGACAAAGCATCCTTGGAGAGCCGTGCGTCGGCGCCTTGAGTGAAATTGCGGTGCCGGTGGATATCGTGGATTGCTTCCGTCGCAGCGAAGAGATGGTCGAGGTGGCCCGCGCTGTCGCGGCCATGTCGCTGAAGCCGAAGGTGCTGTGGATGCAGATTGGGGTGATGAACGAAGAAGCTGCGCAGATCGCACGCGACGCTGGCATTGCGGTTGTGCAGAACCACTGCATCAAGATCGAGTACCGCAGCTGGAAGGCTGGCCAGTAG
- a CDS encoding beta/gamma crystallin-related protein, whose protein sequence is MNISSRTRHAFGGAPKIAVGALLLAALSSGVAAASDVWLYSGRDFTGAFARISRSEANLPIGAARSLRVATGVWEACTGANFTGDCRRLSPGDYRELGGRYGDTVMSLRDVTYASAGVGYAPARIQLYDRTGFRGRTMTYEQSIADIDAGSRFTAASAIVTGGTWEVCTDYNFGGRCQALPPGQYNDLGSQLNYRIVSVRVVDGGRPTPLPAVPPIAVAPPPVAPPPAWNNDRVRVEVFTNPNFTGAAMTLDNDIDNLRNSGFNDRIQSMRVFGGNWEACEDRDFGGSCMVFGPGDYRRLPPQLDRSISSLRRVGEPSWNGLVPGGGAYVVMDQGAGRSRHPVWLYEHSNFNGRTVRATGDVADLGSSGLNDATSSIFISFGTWQFCEDSNYRGRCLTLGPGQYNEMPPGMNDSISSFRRVR, encoded by the coding sequence ATGAACATTTCCAGCCGCACCCGACACGCTTTCGGCGGTGCGCCCAAAATTGCCGTGGGGGCCTTGCTGCTTGCTGCGCTGTCATCCGGCGTTGCCGCCGCTTCCGACGTCTGGCTTTACAGCGGGCGCGATTTCACTGGCGCCTTTGCGCGCATCTCGCGGTCCGAGGCCAATCTGCCCATCGGCGCTGCGCGTTCGCTGCGGGTTGCGACCGGCGTGTGGGAAGCCTGCACCGGCGCCAACTTCACCGGTGACTGCCGCCGCCTGTCGCCCGGCGACTACCGTGAACTGGGTGGCCGCTACGGCGACACGGTCATGTCGCTTCGCGATGTCACCTATGCGTCGGCCGGCGTCGGCTACGCGCCCGCCCGAATCCAGCTCTATGATCGCACTGGCTTCCGTGGCCGCACCATGACCTACGAGCAGAGCATTGCTGATATCGACGCCGGCAGCCGGTTCACCGCTGCGTCCGCCATTGTTACCGGCGGCACCTGGGAGGTCTGTACCGATTACAACTTCGGCGGCCGTTGCCAGGCACTGCCACCCGGGCAATACAACGATCTGGGCTCGCAGCTGAACTACCGCATCGTCAGTGTGCGCGTCGTCGATGGCGGTCGTCCGACGCCGCTGCCAGCGGTTCCACCGATTGCGGTCGCGCCGCCGCCGGTTGCACCGCCACCGGCATGGAACAATGATCGCGTCCGTGTTGAGGTATTCACCAACCCCAATTTCACCGGCGCCGCGATGACGCTGGACAACGACATCGACAACCTGCGCAACAGTGGTTTCAATGACCGCATCCAGTCGATGCGCGTGTTCGGCGGCAACTGGGAGGCCTGCGAAGATCGTGATTTCGGTGGCAGCTGCATGGTGTTCGGGCCGGGCGACTACCGCCGTCTGCCGCCACAGCTTGATCGCTCGATTTCGTCGCTGCGCCGCGTGGGCGAGCCGAGCTGGAACGGCCTGGTACCGGGCGGCGGCGCCTATGTGGTGATGGACCAGGGCGCCGGGCGCAGCCGCCATCCGGTGTGGCTCTATGAACACAGCAATTTCAACGGCCGCACGGTGCGCGCCACGGGTGATGTTGCCGATCTTGGGTCAAGTGGCCTCAACGATGCCACCTCGTCGATCTTCATCAGCTTCGGCACCTGGCAATTCTGCGAGGATTCAAATTACCGTGGCCGCTGCCTCACGCTCGGCCCAGGCCAGTACAACGAAATGCCACCCGGCATGAACGACAGCATCTCGTCGTTCCGCCGCGTTCGCTAA
- a CDS encoding ABC transporter permease — MLAFLLRRLTQSLLVLLAMSVLVFVGVYLIGNPVDILISSQADQTERDRAIVALGLDKPLWAQYGNFVLGAITGDLGRSFAHGVPALELILNRMPATLELAFVAMLLAVGIGIPLGLIAGLRPNGVIGKTIMAGSILGFSLPTFWVGLMLIMLFAVFLGWLPSNGRGETREIFGVGWSFLTADGWAHLILPAVNLALFKLSLLIRLTRAGVREALAMDYVKFARAKGLSASRIVGVHVLKNIMIPIVTVIGLEFGSVVAFAVVTESVFAWPGMGKLLIDSINVLDRPVIVAYLLIIVSLFVFINLLVDLAYSALDPRVRLGDAGAH; from the coding sequence ATGCTGGCGTTTCTTCTCCGTCGACTGACGCAATCACTGCTGGTGCTGCTGGCGATGAGCGTGCTGGTATTCGTCGGCGTCTACCTGATCGGCAACCCGGTTGACATCCTGATCAGCAGTCAGGCCGATCAGACCGAGCGCGATCGTGCGATCGTTGCACTGGGGCTCGACAAACCGCTGTGGGCACAGTACGGCAATTTCGTTCTTGGCGCCATAACTGGCGATCTCGGGCGCAGCTTTGCGCATGGCGTGCCAGCGCTGGAACTGATACTCAACCGCATGCCGGCGACGCTGGAGCTGGCCTTCGTAGCAATGCTGCTCGCTGTTGGCATTGGTATCCCGCTCGGCCTGATCGCGGGCCTGAGACCGAATGGTGTCATTGGCAAGACCATCATGGCCGGTTCAATTCTTGGCTTCAGTTTGCCGACCTTTTGGGTGGGGCTGATGCTGATCATGCTTTTCGCGGTGTTTCTCGGCTGGTTGCCGTCAAACGGACGTGGCGAAACGCGGGAGATATTTGGCGTTGGCTGGAGCTTTCTCACAGCAGATGGCTGGGCCCATCTAATCCTGCCGGCGGTGAATCTGGCGTTATTCAAACTGTCGCTGCTGATCCGGCTGACGCGCGCCGGTGTGCGTGAGGCGCTGGCGATGGACTACGTGAAGTTCGCCCGCGCCAAGGGGCTGTCGGCGTCGCGCATCGTCGGGGTGCATGTGCTGAAGAACATCATGATCCCCATCGTCACCGTGATCGGGCTTGAGTTCGGTTCGGTGGTTGCCTTTGCGGTGGTGACCGAAAGCGTGTTTGCCTGGCCCGGTATGGGCAAGTTGCTGATTGACTCAATCAATGTGCTGGACCGACCGGTGATCGTGGCCTATCTGTTGATCATCGTGAGTCTCTTTGTGTTCATCAACCTGCTGGTGGACCTGGCTTACTCCGCGCTCGACCCGCGCGTGCGGCTTGGCGATGCGGGAGCGCATTGA
- a CDS encoding ABC transporter permease, translated as MANAVQAGNSLWREKAGEFAADRMAMFGLVLFVLIVLAALGAPWLSPQNPYDLSQLDVLDARLPPGSAAADGGHYLLGSDEQGRDLLSAILYGLRISLGVGVVSTLIAVTLGLLIGLLAAYKGGRWDSVIMRVVDIQLSFPAILIALILLAVLGQGIGKIIAALVTVQWAYYARTVRGAALAEKNKDYIAAAQGLGLSAGRIVLRHLLPNCLPPLIVVASVQVAHAIALEATLSFLGLGLPITEPSLGLLIANGYQYLLSGKYWVSFFPGVALLLTIVSINLVADQLRDVLNPRLAK; from the coding sequence ATGGCCAATGCAGTGCAGGCCGGCAATTCACTATGGCGCGAAAAGGCCGGTGAATTTGCGGCCGACCGCATGGCGATGTTCGGTCTGGTGCTGTTTGTGCTGATCGTGCTGGCGGCGCTGGGGGCACCATGGCTGTCGCCGCAGAACCCCTACGACCTGTCGCAGCTGGACGTGCTTGATGCGCGTCTGCCGCCGGGTAGCGCGGCGGCGGATGGCGGGCACTATCTGCTCGGCAGCGACGAGCAGGGGCGCGATCTGCTGTCGGCGATCCTCTACGGGTTGCGTATCAGTCTCGGTGTCGGCGTGGTTTCAACCCTGATTGCCGTGACGCTGGGCCTGCTGATCGGCCTGCTGGCCGCCTACAAAGGGGGGCGCTGGGACAGTGTGATCATGCGCGTGGTCGACATCCAGTTGTCGTTCCCGGCCATCCTGATCGCACTGATTTTGCTTGCGGTCCTCGGTCAGGGCATCGGCAAGATCATCGCGGCGCTGGTCACCGTGCAATGGGCGTACTACGCACGAACCGTGCGCGGTGCGGCGCTTGCCGAGAAAAACAAGGATTACATTGCCGCCGCACAGGGGCTCGGCTTGTCAGCTGGACGCATTGTGCTGCGTCATTTACTGCCAAACTGCCTGCCGCCGCTGATCGTGGTGGCGTCGGTGCAAGTGGCGCATGCGATAGCACTAGAGGCAACCTTGTCGTTTCTTGGGCTGGGTTTGCCGATTACGGAGCCATCGCTCGGGTTATTGATTGCCAACGGTTACCAATATCTGCTCTCCGGCAAGTATTGGGTCAGCTTCTTCCCCGGCGTTGCGCTGTTGCTCACCATCGTCAGCATCAATCTCGTCGCCGATCAGCTTCGGGATGTGCTGAATCCGAGGCTCGCGAAATGA